One window from the genome of Pseudomonas fluorescens encodes:
- a CDS encoding TetR/AcrR family transcriptional regulator gives MNRAMASEGAAGVATAVAESVQYQGRKASRQGSEQRRQEILDAAMRIVVRDGVRAVRHRAVAAEAGVPLSATTYYFKDIDDLLTDTFAQYVERSAAFMGKLWANNEGLLREMVAYGDGSAQSRSQLADDIARMTADYVRHQLDSRREYLMAEQAFRQEALLNPRLAELVRSHQQILLHGTCQFFQVLGSREPQQDAKVLTAIIGRMEYQGLLNGAEPVADEDMLGILTRYMHLVLASV, from the coding sequence GTGAATCGTGCAATGGCTTCAGAAGGTGCAGCGGGCGTCGCCACGGCTGTCGCTGAAAGTGTTCAGTACCAGGGCCGCAAGGCCAGCCGACAGGGCAGTGAGCAGCGTCGCCAGGAGATTCTCGATGCGGCCATGCGCATTGTCGTGCGCGATGGCGTGCGTGCGGTGCGTCACCGCGCGGTGGCCGCTGAAGCGGGCGTGCCGCTGTCGGCCACCACGTATTATTTCAAGGACATCGATGACCTGCTCACCGACACCTTCGCTCAGTACGTGGAACGTAGCGCGGCGTTCATGGGCAAGCTGTGGGCCAACAACGAAGGCCTGCTGCGGGAAATGGTCGCCTATGGTGACGGCAGCGCCCAATCGCGCTCGCAACTGGCGGACGACATTGCCCGGATGACCGCTGACTACGTGCGGCATCAGCTGGACAGTCGTCGTGAATACCTGATGGCCGAGCAGGCCTTTCGCCAGGAAGCCCTGCTCAACCCGCGCCTGGCGGAGTTGGTGCGTTCCCACCAGCAGATTTTGTTGCACGGCACGTGTCAGTTTTTCCAGGTATTAGGCTCCCGCGAGCCGCAACAGGATGCCAAAGTGTTGACGGCGATTATCGGACGGATGGAATATCAGGGCTTGCTCAATGGCGCCGAGCCGGTCGCCGATGAAGATATGCTCGGCATCCTGACCCGCTACATGCACCTGGTACTGGCGTCGGTGTAA
- a CDS encoding OmpA family protein: protein MHKHLMMPALLAACVALAACSHDPNANLEQARTNYNGLQADPAATKVAALETKDAADFLAKADKAYLDKEDEAKVDQLAYLTNQRVEVAKQTIALRNAEAELKNAGDERARALLDARNAQIKQLQDSLNAKQTERGTLVTFGDVLFATNKSDLRSSGLVNVNKLAQFLQENPDRKVIIEGYTDSTGSDSYNQSLSERRAGSVRTELVKMGVDPARIVTQGYGKEFPVADNTSVSGRAMNRRVEVTISNDNQPVAPRSTMSAN from the coding sequence ATGCACAAACACTTGATGATGCCCGCCCTGCTCGCTGCCTGCGTAGCCCTGGCCGCTTGCTCCCATGACCCGAACGCGAACCTGGAACAGGCTCGGACCAACTACAACGGCCTGCAGGCCGACCCGGCGGCGACTAAAGTGGCGGCCCTGGAGACCAAAGACGCGGCAGACTTCCTGGCCAAGGCCGACAAGGCCTACCTGGACAAGGAAGACGAGGCCAAGGTCGACCAGTTGGCCTACCTGACCAACCAGCGCGTCGAAGTGGCCAAGCAGACCATCGCCCTGCGCAACGCCGAAGCCGAGCTGAAAAACGCCGGCGACGAACGTGCCCGTGCGCTGCTCGACGCTCGCAATGCGCAGATCAAGCAACTGCAGGACAGCCTGAACGCCAAGCAGACCGAACGCGGTACGCTGGTGACCTTCGGCGACGTACTGTTTGCTACCAACAAGTCCGACCTGCGCTCCAGCGGCCTGGTCAATGTGAACAAACTGGCCCAGTTCCTCCAGGAAAACCCGGACCGCAAGGTGATCATCGAGGGCTACACCGACAGCACCGGTTCGGACTCCTACAACCAGTCGCTGTCGGAACGCCGCGCGGGCTCCGTGCGCACCGAGCTGGTGAAGATGGGCGTCGACCCAGCCCGTATCGTGACCCAGGGTTACGGCAAGGAATTCCCGGTGGCCGACAACACCAGCGTCTCGGGCCGCGCCATGAACCGTCGCGTGGAAGTGACCATCTCCAACGACAACCAGCCAGTGGCCCCGCGCTCGACCATGAGCGCCAACTGA
- the adk gene encoding adenylate kinase: MRVILLGAPGAGKGTQAKFITEKFGIPQISTGDMLRAAVKAGTPLGVQAKSIMDAGGLVSDDLIIALVKDRIAQSDCANGFLFDGFPRTIPQAEALVTAGVELDAVVEIAVEDEEIVQRIAGRRVHEPSGRVYHTVYNPPKTEGKDDVTGEDLVQRKDDTEETVRHRLSVYHSQTKPLVDFYQKLSAANGKPKYSHIEGVGSVEAITAKVLAALS; this comes from the coding sequence ATGCGCGTCATTCTGCTGGGAGCTCCCGGGGCCGGTAAAGGTACTCAGGCAAAGTTCATCACCGAAAAATTCGGTATCCCGCAAATCTCCACTGGCGACATGCTGCGCGCCGCGGTCAAGGCGGGCACTCCACTGGGCGTTCAAGCCAAGAGCATCATGGATGCCGGCGGCCTGGTGTCGGATGACCTGATCATCGCCCTGGTCAAGGATCGCATCGCTCAATCCGACTGCGCCAATGGCTTCCTGTTCGATGGCTTCCCGCGCACCATTCCCCAGGCTGAAGCCCTGGTGACGGCTGGTGTCGAGCTGGATGCGGTGGTTGAAATTGCCGTCGAAGACGAGGAAATCGTCCAGCGCATTGCCGGTCGACGCGTTCATGAGCCTTCCGGTCGCGTTTACCACACCGTCTACAATCCGCCGAAAACCGAAGGCAAGGACGATGTGACGGGTGAAGACCTGGTGCAGCGCAAGGACGACACCGAAGAAACCGTGCGTCATCGCCTGTCGGTCTACCATTCCCAGACCAAGCCGCTGGTGGATTTCTACCAGAAACTGTCGGCTGCCAATGGCAAGCCGAAGTACAGCCACATCGAAGGTGTCGGTTCGGTTGAAGCGATCACGGCCAAGGTGCTTGCAGCCTTGAGCTGA
- a CDS encoding alpha/beta hydrolase — MRTLGIMCLLLALSGCSSLLFYPEHGLPFTPERAKLEYRDVTLTTADGLKLRGWWLPVKPGVEVKGTVLHLHGNGGNLAWHLGGSWWLPEQGYQVLMVDYRGYGVSEGEPSLPAIYQDIDAAFQWLDQSPEVQGKPLVLLGQSLGGALAVHYLVEHPQRQRQLKALVLDGVPASYRDVGRFALSTSWLTWPLQVPLSWLVPDGDSAISSVAQLNGVPKLIYHSLDDPIVPLSNGIRLYQAAPPPRVLQLTRGGHVQTFADPTWRTVMLRYLDDPQHFDGLRRLGEVPNYPKSPVESPENPQ; from the coding sequence ATGCGAACCCTCGGCATCATGTGCCTGTTGCTGGCCCTGAGCGGTTGCAGCTCACTGCTGTTCTACCCCGAGCACGGCCTGCCGTTTACCCCCGAGCGGGCCAAGCTCGAGTACCGCGACGTCACCCTGACCACCGCTGACGGCCTCAAGCTCCGAGGCTGGTGGCTGCCCGTCAAGCCAGGCGTGGAGGTCAAGGGCACGGTGCTGCATTTGCACGGCAACGGCGGCAACCTGGCCTGGCACCTGGGCGGGAGCTGGTGGTTGCCGGAGCAGGGTTACCAGGTGTTGATGGTCGATTACCGGGGGTACGGCGTGTCCGAAGGCGAGCCGAGCCTGCCGGCGATTTACCAGGACATCGACGCCGCGTTCCAATGGCTCGACCAGTCGCCCGAGGTTCAGGGCAAGCCGCTGGTGCTGCTCGGCCAGAGCCTGGGCGGTGCGCTGGCGGTGCATTACCTGGTGGAACATCCCCAGCGGCAACGGCAGCTCAAGGCCCTGGTGCTCGATGGCGTGCCCGCCAGTTACCGCGACGTCGGGCGGTTTGCCCTGAGCACATCGTGGCTGACCTGGCCGCTCCAGGTGCCGTTGTCGTGGCTGGTGCCGGACGGTGACAGCGCGATCAGTTCCGTGGCGCAATTGAATGGCGTGCCGAAATTGATCTACCACAGCCTGGACGATCCCATCGTGCCTCTTTCCAACGGCATCCGCCTGTATCAAGCTGCGCCGCCACCGCGGGTCCTGCAATTGACCCGCGGCGGCCATGTGCAGACATTCGCCGACCCGACCTGGCGCACCGTGATGCTGCGCTACCTCGACGACCCCCAGCACTTCGACGGCCTGCGCCGCCTGGGCGAAGTCCCGAACTACCCGAAATCCCCCGTTGAATCACCAGAGAACCCGCAATGA
- the tsaB gene encoding tRNA (adenosine(37)-N6)-threonylcarbamoyltransferase complex dimerization subunit type 1 TsaB, with product MSTLLALDTATEACSVALLHDGKVTSHYEVIPRLHAQKLLPMIQRLLSDAGTSLQAVDAIAFGRGPGAFTGVRIAIGVVQGLAFALERPVLPVSNLAVLAQRAMREHGARQVAAAIDARMDEVYWGCYCETDGEMRLVGSEAVLPPEAAALPSGADGEWFGAGTGWGYGERIAVSLTGQDATLLPHAEDLLALARFAWARGEAIPADDAQPVYLRDKVATPKSER from the coding sequence ATGAGCACCTTGCTGGCCCTGGACACCGCGACCGAAGCTTGCTCCGTTGCCTTGCTGCACGACGGCAAGGTCACGAGCCATTACGAGGTGATCCCGCGCCTGCATGCGCAGAAATTGTTGCCGATGATCCAGCGACTGTTGAGCGACGCCGGAACGAGCTTGCAGGCGGTGGACGCGATTGCCTTCGGGCGCGGGCCAGGGGCTTTTACTGGCGTGCGCATTGCCATCGGTGTAGTGCAGGGGCTGGCCTTTGCCCTGGAGCGGCCGGTGTTGCCGGTCTCGAACCTGGCGGTGCTGGCCCAGCGGGCGATGCGTGAGCACGGTGCCCGCCAGGTGGCGGCGGCCATCGATGCGCGTATGGACGAGGTGTACTGGGGCTGCTACTGCGAAACCGACGGCGAGATGCGCCTGGTGGGTTCTGAGGCGGTATTGCCACCCGAGGCTGCGGCGTTGCCAAGCGGGGCCGACGGTGAGTGGTTCGGCGCCGGCACCGGTTGGGGTTACGGCGAGCGCATCGCCGTCAGCCTGACCGGCCAGGACGCCACCCTGCTGCCTCACGCCGAAGACTTGCTGGCCCTGGCCCGTTTCGCCTGGGCACGGGGAGAAGCCATTCCCGCCGATGATGCGCAACCGGTGTACCTGAGGGACAAGGTGGCAACGCCCAAGTCCGAGCGGTAA
- a CDS encoding IS110 family transposase produces MPVSVTKPMVGVDVAKNELVIYHAKLDVLTAIPNDKAAIKRWLKALPGPVAVAIESTNIYHLEFADLAYEAGCEIYMVGGYELHHYREGVKIRAKTDALDAKLLARYLKNEGHELHPWTPPSALYRQLLSLFRRRAALVQARVALVQSWANEPLLKTAFAEQIAAMQRLETLIEKTIKDHLRDAGLLGQLNRCLKVEGIGFLTGARLLTAFQRGDFRNADAFIAFLGMDLRVSKSGQKDGRRSLSKRGDPEVRRLLHNAAMSASRTSAWRSFYEKQRARGFTTTQALVMLARKLARIVFALLKEQSEYQPKAA; encoded by the coding sequence ATGCCGGTTTCTGTCACAAAGCCGATGGTGGGCGTGGATGTCGCCAAGAACGAACTGGTGATCTATCACGCCAAACTTGATGTACTGACAGCGATTCCCAACGACAAAGCGGCCATCAAAAGGTGGTTGAAAGCATTGCCGGGGCCCGTCGCTGTAGCCATTGAGTCGACCAATATCTATCACCTGGAATTCGCTGATCTGGCCTATGAGGCCGGCTGCGAGATCTACATGGTGGGCGGTTATGAACTGCATCATTACCGCGAAGGCGTAAAAATCCGCGCCAAAACTGACGCGCTGGACGCCAAGCTGCTGGCTCGTTACCTGAAAAACGAAGGGCATGAGCTTCACCCCTGGACCCCGCCATCTGCGCTGTATCGCCAGCTCCTGAGCCTTTTCCGCCGTCGCGCAGCCTTGGTTCAGGCTCGAGTGGCCCTGGTACAAAGCTGGGCTAACGAGCCGCTGCTGAAGACCGCTTTCGCCGAACAAATTGCAGCCATGCAGAGGCTTGAGACATTGATCGAGAAAACGATCAAGGATCATCTGAGGGATGCTGGTTTGCTGGGTCAGCTGAACCGTTGCTTGAAGGTTGAGGGCATTGGCTTTCTGACCGGAGCCCGCTTGCTTACGGCATTTCAGCGAGGGGATTTCAGAAACGCAGACGCTTTCATTGCCTTCTTGGGGATGGACTTGCGAGTGTCGAAATCAGGACAAAAAGACGGGCGCCGCAGCTTGAGTAAACGAGGCGACCCGGAAGTTCGTCGGCTGTTACACAATGCCGCCATGTCGGCTAGCCGCACATCTGCCTGGAGAAGCTTCTATGAAAAGCAAAGAGCTCGTGGTTTCACGACCACTCAGGCGTTGGTAATGCTGGCTCGCAAGCTTGCTCGGATCGTATTCGCTCTGCTGAAAGAGCAAAGCGAATACCAACCCAAAGCGGCTTGA
- a CDS encoding DUF4398 domain-containing protein, protein MELKPMNTCTAKPSSTGLRGLKLAALAIGSSFILAGCAGNPPSEQYAVTQSAVNSAVSAGGTEFAAVEMKSAQDKLKQAEIAMHDKKYDEAKRLAEQAEWDARVAERKAQAAKAEQALKDSQKGVQELRQEGMNKVQ, encoded by the coding sequence ATGGAGTTGAAGCCTATGAATACCTGCACTGCCAAACCCTCATCCACTGGCCTGCGCGGCTTGAAGTTGGCTGCCCTGGCGATCGGTAGCAGCTTCATTCTCGCCGGTTGCGCCGGTAATCCACCGTCCGAGCAGTACGCGGTGACCCAATCGGCGGTCAACAGCGCGGTCAGCGCCGGCGGCACCGAATTCGCCGCTGTGGAAATGAAATCGGCCCAGGACAAACTGAAGCAAGCCGAAATCGCCATGCATGACAAGAAGTACGACGAAGCCAAGCGACTGGCCGAACAGGCCGAGTGGGATGCCCGCGTCGCCGAGCGCAAGGCCCAGGCCGCCAAGGCCGAACAAGCACTCAAGGATTCTCAGAAAGGGGTTCAGGAACTGCGTCAGGAAGGCATGAACAAGGTTCAGTAA
- the lysS gene encoding lysine--tRNA ligase yields MSDLELDPQALQQEENSLIALRKEKLAAERAKGQAFPNDFRRDAYCDVLQKQYADKTKEELAEAAIPVKVAGRIMLNRGSFMVIQDMTGRIQVYVNRKTLSEETLAAVKTWDLGDIIAAEGTLARSGKGDLYVEMTSVRLLTKSLRPLPDKHHGLTDTEQRYRQRYVDLIVNEDVRQTFRVRSQVIAHIRSFLMKRDFLEVETPMLQTIPGGAAAKPFETHHNALDMEMFLRIAPELYLKRLVVGGFEKVFEINRNFRNEGVSTRHNPEFTMLEFYQAYADYEDNMDLTEELFRELAQLVLGTTDVPYGDKVFHFGEPFVRLSVFDSILKYNPEITAADLQDIDKARAIAKKAGAKVLGFEGLGKLQVMIFEELVEHKLEQPHFITQYPFEVSPLARRNDENPSVTDRFELFIGGREIANAYSELNDAEDQAERFMAQVADKDAGDDEAMHYDADFVRALEYGMPPTAGEGIGIDRLVMLLTNSPSIRDVILFPHMRPQA; encoded by the coding sequence ATGAGCGACCTAGAACTCGACCCGCAAGCCCTGCAACAGGAAGAAAACTCCCTGATCGCCCTGCGCAAGGAAAAGCTTGCTGCCGAGCGCGCCAAGGGCCAGGCCTTCCCCAACGACTTCCGCCGCGACGCCTACTGCGACGTCTTGCAGAAGCAGTATGCGGACAAGACCAAGGAAGAGCTGGCCGAGGCGGCGATTCCAGTCAAGGTGGCCGGTCGTATCATGCTCAATCGTGGTTCGTTCATGGTGATCCAGGACATGACCGGGCGCATCCAGGTCTACGTCAACCGCAAGACCCTGTCGGAAGAAACCCTGGCTGCCGTCAAGACCTGGGACCTGGGCGACATCATTGCCGCCGAAGGCACCCTGGCTCGTTCCGGCAAGGGCGACCTGTACGTCGAGATGACCAGCGTGCGCCTGCTGACCAAGTCCCTGCGCCCGCTCCCGGACAAGCACCACGGCCTGACCGACACCGAGCAGCGCTATCGCCAGCGCTACGTCGACCTGATCGTCAACGAAGACGTGCGCCAGACGTTCCGCGTGCGCTCGCAAGTCATCGCCCACATCCGCAGCTTCCTGATGAAGCGTGACTTCCTGGAAGTCGAGACGCCGATGCTGCAGACCATCCCTGGCGGTGCGGCGGCCAAGCCGTTCGAAACCCACCACAATGCCCTGGACATGGAAATGTTCCTGCGCATCGCGCCGGAGCTGTACCTCAAGCGGCTGGTGGTCGGTGGCTTCGAGAAAGTCTTCGAGATCAACCGCAACTTCCGTAACGAAGGTGTTTCGACCCGGCACAACCCCGAGTTCACCATGCTCGAGTTCTACCAGGCCTACGCCGACTACGAAGACAACATGGACCTGACCGAAGAACTGTTCCGCGAGCTGGCGCAGCTTGTTCTCGGGACTACCGACGTGCCGTACGGCGACAAGGTGTTCCACTTCGGCGAGCCGTTCGTGCGCCTGTCGGTGTTCGACTCGATCCTCAAGTACAACCCTGAGATCACCGCCGCCGACCTGCAGGACATCGACAAGGCCCGCGCCATCGCCAAGAAGGCTGGCGCCAAGGTGCTTGGCTTCGAAGGCCTGGGCAAGCTGCAAGTGATGATTTTCGAAGAACTGGTCGAGCACAAGCTGGAACAGCCGCACTTCATCACCCAGTACCCGTTCGAAGTGTCGCCGCTGGCCCGTCGCAACGACGAGAACCCAAGCGTGACCGACCGTTTCGAACTGTTCATCGGTGGGCGTGAAATCGCCAACGCCTATTCCGAGCTCAACGATGCCGAAGACCAGGCCGAGCGTTTCATGGCCCAGGTGGCCGACAAGGACGCCGGCGACGACGAAGCCATGCACTACGATGCCGACTTCGTGCGTGCCCTGGAGTACGGCATGCCGCCGACCGCCGGCGAAGGCATCGGCATCGATCGCCTGGTGATGTTGTTGACCAACTCACCGTCGATCCGGGATGTGATTCTCTTCCCGCACATGCGGCCTCAAGCGTAA
- a CDS encoding flavohemoglobin expression-modulating QEGLA motif protein has product MDDYQQTIRTLSDRIVLAQTPIRILDAVKWDESIRKGFLKAKGKEMPAVDRDYYLNRPLSFDSSKVKLEFQNIERDITRQLGQFNPVGQIMRRMCKEYRMVVRMLEARGTEDFGLISQELYGAASDAFHAGDPTLADLGLMLSDYLNNIDGRGDLKDEPKVLSAKEAVSLLQHRLNRVFGEAEETIRVFESDGIVADAAAGADYIKIRTDAMFNERDVRALEVHEGLVHVGTTLNGLNQPICTFLSKGPPSSTVTQEGLAILMEIITFASYPSRLRKLTNRTRAIHMVEEGADFLQVFEFFREQGFEMAESYGNASRVFRGSVPTGLPFTKDLSYLKGFIMVYNYIQLAVRKGKLEQVPLLFCGKTTLEDMRTLRQLVDEGLVVPPKYLPEQFRDMNALSAWMCFSNFLNHLSLDRIEADYSNIL; this is encoded by the coding sequence GTGGACGATTACCAGCAGACGATACGCACCTTGTCCGATCGCATTGTGCTGGCGCAAACGCCGATTCGCATCCTCGATGCGGTGAAGTGGGACGAGAGCATCCGTAAAGGATTTCTCAAGGCCAAGGGCAAGGAAATGCCCGCGGTGGATCGCGACTATTACCTCAACCGGCCACTGTCCTTCGATTCCAGCAAGGTGAAGCTGGAGTTCCAGAACATCGAGCGCGACATTACCCGACAACTGGGGCAGTTCAACCCGGTTGGCCAGATCATGCGCCGCATGTGCAAGGAATACCGCATGGTGGTGCGCATGCTCGAAGCCCGTGGCACCGAGGATTTCGGGCTGATCTCCCAGGAGCTCTATGGCGCCGCCTCCGATGCCTTCCACGCCGGCGACCCGACCTTGGCCGACCTGGGCCTGATGCTTTCCGATTACCTGAACAACATCGATGGCCGTGGCGACCTCAAGGACGAGCCGAAAGTCCTCAGCGCCAAGGAAGCCGTCAGCCTGTTGCAACACCGTCTCAACCGGGTGTTCGGCGAAGCCGAGGAAACCATCCGGGTGTTCGAGTCCGATGGCATCGTGGCCGACGCGGCGGCGGGCGCGGACTACATCAAGATCCGCACCGATGCGATGTTCAACGAACGCGATGTGCGGGCGCTGGAGGTCCATGAAGGGCTGGTGCACGTCGGCACCACCCTCAACGGCCTGAACCAGCCGATCTGCACCTTCCTGTCCAAGGGCCCGCCCTCGTCCACGGTGACCCAGGAAGGCCTGGCGATCCTGATGGAAATCATCACTTTCGCCTCCTACCCCAGTCGCCTGCGCAAGCTGACCAACCGCACCCGGGCCATTCACATGGTGGAGGAAGGCGCCGATTTCCTGCAGGTCTTCGAGTTCTTCCGCGAGCAGGGTTTTGAAATGGCCGAAAGCTACGGTAACGCCAGCCGGGTGTTCCGTGGCTCGGTGCCGACCGGGCTGCCATTCACCAAAGACTTGTCCTACCTCAAGGGCTTCATCATGGTTTACAACTACATTCAGCTGGCCGTGCGCAAAGGCAAGCTGGAGCAGGTGCCGCTGCTGTTCTGCGGCAAGACCACTCTTGAGGACATGCGCACGTTGCGCCAGTTGGTGGACGAAGGCCTGGTGGTGCCGCCCAAGTACCTGCCCGAGCAGTTCCGCGACATGAACGCCCTGTCGGCCTGGATGTGTTTCTCCAACTTCCTGAACCACCTGAGCCTGGACCGGATCGAAGCGGATTATTCCAATATCCTTTGA
- the ppc gene encoding phosphoenolpyruvate carboxylase: MTDIDARLREDVHLLGELLGNTIREQYGDTFLDKIEQIRKGAKADRRGSVDAELSASLNQLSEDELLPVARAFNQFLNLANIAEQYQLIHRRDESQPAPFEARVLPELLARLRAEGHGAEALARQLGRLEIELVLTAHPTEVARRTLIQKYDAIAAQLAGQDHRDLTSAERAQIHERLQRLIAEAWHTEEIRRTRPTPVDEAKWGFAVIEHSLWQAIPNYLRKADQALHAATGLRLPLEAAPIRFASWMGGDRDGNPNVTAAVTREVLLLARWMAADLYLRDVDQLAAELSMQNASEALRAQAGDSAEPYRAVLKQLRERLRATRNWAHASLSAATPPSAEVLQHNRELLDPLELCYHSLHECGMGVIADGPLLDCLRRAVTFGLFLVRLDVRQDSTRHSAAMTEITDYLGLGRYEDWNEEQRISFLLEELNNRRPLLPAHFKPSADTAEVLATCREVAAAPAASLGSYVISMAGAASDVLAVQLLLKDAGVLRPMRVVPLFETLADLDNAGPVIERLLLLPGYRSRLQGPQEVMIGYSDSAKDAGTTAAAWAQYRAQERLVDICREQQVELLLFHGRGGTVGRGGGPAHAAILSQPPGSVAGRFRTTEQGEMIRFKFGLPDIAEQNLNLYLAAVLEATLLPPPPPTPQWRNLMDELAADGVSAYRAVVRENPQFVEYFRQSTPEQELGRLPLGSRPAKRRAGGIESLRAIPWIFGWTQTRLMLPAWLGWETALSKALERGEGELLGQMREQWPFFRTRIDMLEMVLAKADADIARSYDERLVEPGLLPLGAHLRDLLSQACSVVLGLTGQSQLLAHSPATLEFIRLRNTYLDPLHLLQAELLARSRQQDVAQGSPVEQALLVSVAGIAAGLRNTG; this comes from the coding sequence ATGACCGATATCGATGCCCGCTTGCGCGAGGATGTCCACCTGCTCGGCGAACTGCTGGGCAATACCATCCGCGAACAGTACGGGGACACGTTTCTCGACAAGATCGAGCAGATCCGCAAGGGGGCCAAGGCTGACCGACGCGGCTCCGTGGACGCCGAACTCAGCGCCAGCCTCAACCAACTGAGCGAGGACGAATTGCTGCCGGTGGCGCGAGCGTTCAACCAGTTTCTCAACCTCGCCAACATTGCCGAACAGTACCAACTGATCCACCGTCGCGACGAGTCGCAACCGGCGCCCTTCGAGGCACGGGTCCTGCCCGAGCTGCTCGCCCGGTTGCGGGCCGAGGGCCATGGCGCCGAGGCCCTGGCCCGGCAGTTGGGGCGCCTGGAGATCGAACTGGTCCTCACGGCCCACCCCACGGAAGTGGCTCGCCGTACGCTGATCCAGAAATACGACGCCATCGCCGCGCAATTGGCCGGCCAGGATCACCGCGACCTGACCAGCGCCGAGCGCGCGCAGATTCACGAACGGCTGCAACGCTTGATCGCCGAAGCCTGGCACACCGAAGAGATCCGCCGCACCCGGCCGACCCCGGTGGACGAAGCCAAGTGGGGGTTCGCGGTGATCGAGCATTCGCTGTGGCAGGCCATCCCCAATTACCTGCGCAAGGCCGATCAGGCCCTGCATGCCGCCACCGGCTTGCGTCTGCCGCTGGAGGCCGCGCCGATCCGTTTTGCCTCGTGGATGGGCGGCGACCGTGACGGCAACCCGAATGTCACTGCCGCCGTGACCCGCGAGGTGCTGTTGCTGGCGCGGTGGATGGCGGCGGACCTGTACCTGCGTGACGTCGACCAACTGGCGGCCGAGCTGTCCATGCAAAACGCCAGTGAGGCCTTGCGTGCCCAGGCCGGCGACAGCGCCGAACCGTATCGCGCCGTGCTCAAGCAACTGCGTGAACGCCTGCGCGCCACCCGCAACTGGGCCCACGCCTCCTTGAGTGCCGCCACGCCACCCAGCGCCGAGGTGTTGCAGCACAACCGCGAACTGTTGGACCCCTTGGAGCTGTGCTACCACTCCCTGCACGAGTGCGGCATGGGCGTGATTGCCGACGGGCCGTTGCTCGATTGCCTGCGCCGGGCGGTGACCTTCGGCTTGTTCCTGGTGCGCCTCGATGTGCGCCAGGACTCGACGCGTCATAGCGCTGCCATGACGGAAATAACCGACTACTTGGGCCTGGGCCGCTATGAGGATTGGAACGAGGAGCAGCGCATCAGCTTCCTGCTCGAGGAGCTGAACAACCGGCGCCCGCTGTTGCCGGCCCATTTCAAGCCCTCGGCCGACACCGCGGAAGTGTTGGCGACGTGCCGTGAAGTGGCGGCGGCGCCGGCGGCGTCCCTGGGTTCCTATGTGATCTCCATGGCTGGTGCGGCTTCCGATGTCCTCGCCGTGCAGTTGTTGTTGAAGGACGCCGGCGTGTTGCGGCCGATGCGCGTGGTGCCGCTGTTCGAAACCCTGGCCGACCTGGACAACGCCGGGCCGGTGATCGAGCGGTTGTTGTTGCTGCCCGGCTATCGCTCACGACTGCAAGGCCCCCAGGAAGTGATGATCGGCTATTCCGACTCGGCCAAGGATGCCGGAACCACGGCGGCGGCCTGGGCACAGTATCGGGCCCAGGAGCGGCTGGTGGACATCTGCCGCGAGCAGCAAGTCGAACTGCTGTTGTTCCACGGGCGTGGCGGCACCGTGGGCCGTGGTGGCGGTCCGGCGCACGCGGCGATCCTGTCCCAGCCACCCGGTTCGGTGGCCGGGCGTTTCCGCACCACCGAACAAGGCGAAATGATTCGTTTCAAATTCGGCCTACCGGACATCGCCGAACAGAACCTCAATCTTTACCTCGCCGCGGTGCTTGAAGCGACGTTGCTGCCACCGCCGCCACCCACGCCGCAGTGGCGGAACTTGATGGACGAACTGGCGGCCGACGGCGTGAGTGCCTACCGCGCCGTGGTGCGGGAGAACCCACAATTCGTCGAGTACTTCCGCCAGTCCACCCCCGAGCAGGAACTCGGGCGCCTGCCCCTGGGCAGCCGTCCGGCCAAGCGTCGGGCCGGCGGCATCGAAAGCCTGCGGGCGATCCCGTGGATCTTCGGCTGGACCCAGACCCGCCTGATGCTGCCGGCCTGGCTCGGCTGGGAAACCGCGCTGAGCAAGGCCCTGGAGCGCGGCGAAGGTGAGTTGCTGGGGCAGATGCGCGAGCAATGGCCATTCTTCCGGACCCGCATCGATATGCTGGAGATGGTGCTGGCCAAGGCCGACGCCGATATCGCGCGCTCTTACGACGAGCGTTTGGTGGAACCTGGGCTGCTGCCTTTGGGTGCGCATTTACGCGACCTATTGTCGCAGGCTTGCTCGGTGGTCCTTGGATTGACCGGTCAGTCGCAGCTACTGGCACATAGCCCAGCCACGCTGGAATTCATTCGCCTGCGCAACACCTACCTCGACCCGTTGCACCTGTTGCAGGCCGAGCTGTTGGCGCGCTCGCGGCAGCAGGATGTGGCCCAGGGCAGCCCCGTGGAACAGGCGTTGCTGGTGTCTGTGGCGGGAATTGCCGCCGGTTTGCGCAATACCGGCTAA